TCGGAGCAAAGGCTTTCACTGATGACGCCTAAAAAGATCTTCCTCGCCGCCGCTCCCGCCGTCGCGATGCTTGCTGTTGTCTTCGCAGTACCAGGTATCGAGCACTGGGTTGCGGGTTTCGGCACGACCAGCGAGGGGCAGGTAATGCTTGGCCGGATCGGACTTGCGCTACCTTATGCGCTCGCGGCTGCTTGCGGTGTCATCTTCTTGTTCGGAGCGAGGGGATCGATCGACATCAGGACCGCAGGATGGAGCGTGGCCACCGGGGGGCTGGGCGTCGTTCTTGTCGGGGCGTTCAGGGAGGGAGCGCGGCTGCTGAGCTTTGCAAGTCAGGTGCCCGCAGGACAGTCAGCGATGTCCTATGCGGACCCGTCGACAGTCCTGGGCGGGGGGCTTGCGATCCTCGCAACATTCTTTGCGCTGCGCGTCGTCAGAATGGGGAACGCCGCTTTTGCGCGGAGCGAACCGAAGCGCATTCGGGGGAGACGCGCGCTCCATGGGGAGGCTGACTGGATGTCGATGCAGGAAGCGGAAAAACTGCTTCCTGAAACGGGTGGCATCGTCATCGGCGAACGATATCGCGTTGACCGCGATAGTCCGGCCGCCGTCTCTTTCCGTGCGGCCGAGCCGGCCACCTGGGGCAGAGGCGGGTCGGCGCCTCTTCTGTGCTTCGACGGTTCCTTTGGTTCGTCGCACGGGATCGTGTTTGCCGGGTCTGGTGGCTTCAAGACCACTTCGGTGACTGTGCCGACCGCGCTCAAATGGGGCGGCTCACTTGTCGTGCTCGACCCGTCGAACGAGGTGGCGCCGATGGTCATGGATCACCGGCGCAAGTCAGGTCGGCGCGTGATCGTGCTCGACCCGAAGATTGCCGGTTCCGGATTCAACGCACTTGATTGGATCGGCCGCCACGGCGGCACCCGGGAAGAGGATATTGCGGCTGTCGCATCCTGGATCATGAGTGATAGCGGCCGCGCGACAGGTGTTCGCGATGATTTTTTCCGTGCATCCGGTCTCCAACTGTTGACGGCGATGATCGCCGACGTCTGCCTCTCCGGTCATACGGATGAAAAGGACCAGACATTGCGGCAGGTCAGAGCCAACCTGTCCGAGCCGGAGCCGAAGCTGCGTGCCCGGCTGCAGGAGATTTACGACAATTCCGCCTCCGACTTCGTGAAGGAGAATGTCGCGGCATTCGTGAACATGACACCTGAAACCTTCTCTGGCGTTTATGCGAACGCGATCAAAGAGACGCACTGGCTGAGCTACACGAATTTCGGCGCGTTAGTGTCCGGCTCCAACTTTTCAACCGATGCTCTGGCGAACGGCGATACGGACGTCTTCATAAACATCGACCTCAAGACCTTGGAGACGCATGCCGGCCTGGCACGCGTTGTGATCGGCTCGTTCCTCAACGCTATCTACAACCGCAATGGTGCTATGAAGAGCCGAACATTGTTCCTCCTTGATGAGGCCGCAAGGCTCGGCTACATGCGGGTGCTTGAAACGGCCCGCGATGCCGGCCGGAAATACGGTATCACCCTCACCATGATCTACCAGTCGATTGGCCAGCTGCGCGAAACATATGGCGGACGCGATGCGTCAAGCAAGTGGTTCGAGAGCGCCAGCTGGATCTCGTTTGCAGCGATCAACGACCCCGAGACGGCCGATTACATTTCGCGTCGCTGCGGCACGACCACGGTCGAGATTGACCAGGTCAGCCGCAGTTTTCAGTCGCGCGGCTCATCGCGGACGCGTTCGAAGCAACTCGCATCACGGCCTCTCATCCAGCCGCACGAGGTCTTGAGAATGCGCGCCGACGAGCAGATCGTATTCACTGCCGGCAATGCGCCATTGCGGTGCGGTCGGGCGATCTGGTTTCGGCGGAACGATATGAAAACCTGTGTAATGCAAAACCCTTTCCATCGTCCGGCTGCTTTGCCGCATGGGGTGTTCGATCAACGCCAGGCAGATCAAGAGTAATGACCAGGAACGTAACCAATGCTGTGTTCGCGGTTACCTTGGCGATGATCTTCGGAACGATCGCCGCGCGGGGTGAAGCGCAGACGCGCTCTTCAGACAGCATGTCTGCCACCTTCACGATTTGCGGAGAAGGGCGACGCGTGAGCTGCGTGGTCGACGGAGATACGTTCTGGTTTCAGCGCCAGAAAATCAGGATCGCGGATATCGACGCGCCTGAACTGAGCCCGCCCCGTTGCCCTTACGAACGGGAGAATGGTGAAGCAGCCAAGCAGCGTCTTCTATCACTTCTCAATCAAGGCAGTTTTTCATTAGCGACGGTAGACCGGGATGAGGATCAATACGGACGAAGACTTCGCCTTGTCACAAGGGCAGGACGGTCCATCGGCGATATCTTGATCGATGAAGGCCTAGCCCGCCCATGGGGAGGGCCGCGGCAAAGCTGGTGCGAGCGAACCGAAGGTTAAAGTCGGTCGCCCCATTTGGCCCTTGGCGATAGTCCTGCTGTCCGAGACCCGGCATATGCGCTACTGGTTTGAGGCGGCGTGGCAACGGGGGGAAGCACATGACGAAACGTAATGGAGAAACGGGCCCAACTGTTGTCGACGCGGTCCAGCTCGGCCGCATCGAAGCGACGCATCGCGGTTTTTTGTATCAGCATCTTTATGTTGCAGCGGTTCTTCTGCGCGCCGCCGAGTTCAAGGTTTCGTCTGTGCTGGTCGAGAGCGATGAGGATCTGGAGATCCTGTCCGACACAGGCCACATCTATGTGCAAGTTAAGCTCCGCGCGGATATCCTGGGCTGGTCGGATATTTCGGATGCGATGGATCGCTTTGCTTCCTATCGTGCCCTGCATGAGGACGGCACGCGCGCCGGATCCGCGCGTTTTGTCATTGCAAGCAGCGCACCACCGCGACCTTCGCTGATCGAACAGATGAACGACCCGGGCTGGCCAGCTGATGTCACGATCGAGTGGCCGGACGGGCGATCCCGGTCCGACAATGTGCTCCCCTGGCCAAGGCCGAATGTGATCGACATGGCCGACCATGTCAGAGCCTTGGCCGAACGGCTGCCATTTGCGGTTCTGACACCTGACACGCTGATGTGGAAGCTTGCCGGAGTCGTCACGCTCGCAGCGGCAGGCCAGCCACCAAGAACCGATCACCAGTTCCGCTCCACCGAGCTGCCGAAACTCTTCGAGCAGTTGGTGATCCAGCTTCAGGACTTTCCAGCCCCTCCGAGCCCATACCGCGAGCAGGAAGACGAGCCATCTCTGACGGGGCATGGACCGATCAGAATGATTACGGGATATTCCGGTTCGGGCAAAACATCGTGGGCAGCGAATGCGGCCCTGCATACGGCAGGCACATTCATCTATTTCGACGCGCAGGACATTCCAGGGGGAGGCCTGGCTGCGGGGCTTGCACGAGAAGTTGCCGCCCGAATCTATCAGGAGAGCGGAGGCCTGGGTGAGGTGCTTCTGCCCGGCGCGTCCGGCGCGGAGATCCTTCAGTCGATCGGAAGGGAGCAGACAGCCGACGAGCCCGTCACGATCGTTTTTGACAATGCACACAAGCCGCCGGCGGCTGATGTGGCGGCATGCATTCGCGCGGCAAAGGGGTTCGGTTTTGTTCTTCTTGGCCAGCCCGGCCGGAACACACAGGAACTCGCCGCGCTCCTTCAGATCGGCGAAGAAACGCTTGTAGGTTGGTCGGTGGATACGATCGCGGCGGAAGCTGCATCAAATTCGTGTGTCGCAGATCCGGCATCCTGCCAGATGCTGCTCGACCAGACTGGAGGACTGCCGCTCTACATTCAGAACGCCGTCGAGATCGCGAGAACAGAACATGCGGGATCGCTCGCAGAATTCTGCAACAAGCTGGCAGGTCTTGTCCACACAGTCGAGACGGCGCAAGAATTCATTCTTGCTCACGTAATCGACGCTCTTCCAGAGACGGCAGGCCGTCTGCTGGCAATTCTCAGCCTGAGCGACATTGCATTGTCCCGTGACGAGGTTGCGGCTTACGCCAACGCCGTGTTCGGCACGAACCCGACAGAACTTGCCGCCAGCCTCCGGCGCCTGCGGACAGCAGGTTTGGTGCAGACGTTCGGAAGTGATGCGCTCAAGGCCCACGATGCGGCGAGACTCGTGGGCCGTAGCCGGCTCCAGGAACTGGGCGATGTCAAAGCTCACACCGCCCGCGTGGCGCTTAAGGATGTTCTCGCAGGTTCGATCCGGAAGCGATGGGAATACAGAAAGGTCGCACTTTACATCCGGATGCTGGGCGAGGCGGGCGAGATAAAGACGCTCGTGCAGTTCGGAACCGATGAAGTCTTTCACGAAATGGGCTTGTGGCCAATCATCGAGCCGCATCTGATGGCAGCGGCATTCGCTGACGATGTTGACGCTGAGTCCAGGTTCTGGGCACTGGATGGCATCGTTTTCAACGAAATGCGCAAACACACAGGCAACCCTCGAAAACACATAGACGAGATGAAGCG
The window above is part of the Rhizobium sp. 9140 genome. Proteins encoded here:
- the traG gene encoding Ti-type conjugative transfer system protein TraG is translated as MTPKKIFLAAAPAVAMLAVVFAVPGIEHWVAGFGTTSEGQVMLGRIGLALPYALAAACGVIFLFGARGSIDIRTAGWSVATGGLGVVLVGAFREGARLLSFASQVPAGQSAMSYADPSTVLGGGLAILATFFALRVVRMGNAAFARSEPKRIRGRRALHGEADWMSMQEAEKLLPETGGIVIGERYRVDRDSPAAVSFRAAEPATWGRGGSAPLLCFDGSFGSSHGIVFAGSGGFKTTSVTVPTALKWGGSLVVLDPSNEVAPMVMDHRRKSGRRVIVLDPKIAGSGFNALDWIGRHGGTREEDIAAVASWIMSDSGRATGVRDDFFRASGLQLLTAMIADVCLSGHTDEKDQTLRQVRANLSEPEPKLRARLQEIYDNSASDFVKENVAAFVNMTPETFSGVYANAIKETHWLSYTNFGALVSGSNFSTDALANGDTDVFINIDLKTLETHAGLARVVIGSFLNAIYNRNGAMKSRTLFLLDEAARLGYMRVLETARDAGRKYGITLTMIYQSIGQLRETYGGRDASSKWFESASWISFAAINDPETADYISRRCGTTTVEIDQVSRSFQSRGSSRTRSKQLASRPLIQPHEVLRMRADEQIVFTAGNAPLRCGRAIWFRRNDMKTCVMQNPFHRPAALPHGVFDQRQADQE
- a CDS encoding thermonuclease family protein, producing the protein MIFGTIAARGEAQTRSSDSMSATFTICGEGRRVSCVVDGDTFWFQRQKIRIADIDAPELSPPRCPYERENGEAAKQRLLSLLNQGSFSLATVDRDEDQYGRRLRLVTRAGRSIGDILIDEGLARPWGGPRQSWCERTEG